The region CGTCATCAACGGTCTTAGCGACTTCTCTCACCCGTGCCAGGCTCTGGCAGACTACCAAACTATACTTGAGAAGAAAGGTCGCATAGCCGGCCTTAAGATAGTCTATGTTGGGGATGGAAACAACGTGGCACACTCACTCATGATAGCGGGCACAAAGCTCGGTGCTCACGTTGTAGTTGCAACGCCCGAAGGCTACGAGCCCGACGAGAGGGTCATCAAGTGGGCTGAACATAACGCGGCCGAGAGCGGTGGAAGCTTTGAGCTCCTCCACGACCCGGTCAAGGCCGTTAAAGACGCGGACGTCATCTACACAGATGTATGGGCGAGTATGGGACAGGAGGCCGAGGCTGAGCAGAGGAGGAAGATATTCCAGCCGTTCCAGGTTAACAAGGAGCTCGTCAAGCACGCCAAGCCGGACTACATCTTTATGCATTGCCTTCCTGCTCACCGCGGTGAGGAAGTTACTGATGATGTCATAGACAGCCCGAACAGCGTCGTCTTCGACCAGGCCGAAAACAGGCTCCACGCCCAGAAAGCGGTTATGGCCCTTGTCATGGGCGGGATTAAGGTTTGAGCTTTTCTTCTCCTTTCGTTTTCATTTAACTCCTGGCCCGTCCTGAAAGGCCGTTTTCATAGGGGGTGTGATTTATAAAAGCCCACTTTCATAAAAAAAGATCTTTACGGAGCGCTATTCCGCCCAATCTTTTCTTATTCTCCCAGGTTTATCATTTGTAGCGAGCTAGTAACTGTTTTCTTCTCTCCAACGTTGCTTCAACCGCCAAGAACCCCTGTGCGGATGAGGAAACGTTTGAAGCGTTCGTCGGGAAGCCCCAGAAATGCGTAACGTTGGAACTGCTCTGGGGAGAATAAGTCGTTGAGGACTGGTGTGTGGGCGAAACCGGCGGCGAACCAAGGCATCCGCTCACGAGGACGAGAATCCCAACCAACACCAAAGCCAGGAGTTTCCTCATTCTAATCTACTCCATATTCTCAACATTGAAGTTAAAAATTTCGCATGAACGTCGAAGCGCAGGTGTTTTAAACCTCCCACTCTACCAGTTATCATGCTTGAAAAGTTGTTTTCCCTCGGCTACTCCAAGACATTTGCAGAAAGATATTATCAGCTCTGGGGAGAGAGGGCTTTAAAAATAGTGGAGGCAATGGAAAGGCCCCTACCGAGGTGCTTCCGCGTTAACACGCTCCGCATAGGGGTGCCAAAGCTCACAAAGCTCCTCAACAAGAAAGGTTTCCAGTTTAAAAGAGTGCCATGGGCAAGGGAAGGTTTCTGCTTGACGAGGGAACCATTCTCGATAACCTCCACACCTGAATACTTAAGCGGTCTCCTCTACATTCAGGAGGCAAGCTCGATGTATCCCCCCGTTGCCCTCGAACCCAAACCCGGTGAAACCGTTGCCGACATGGCCGCCGCTCCCGGCGGAAAAACCTCTTACATGGCCCAGCTGATGGAGAACGAGGGAATAATCTACGCCTTCGACGTCGGTGAGGAGCGCTTAAAGGAGACAAGGCTTAACCTCTCCCGCCTCGGCGTTACCAACACGGTTCTCTTCCACAAGTCCTCGCTCTATATAGATGAACTCGGCGTTGAGTTCGATAAAATCCTCCTCGATGCCCCCTGCACCGGCTCCGGGACGATACACAAGAACCCAGAGAGAAAAGCTAGCAGGAGTATGGAGGACATCAAGTTCTGCCAGAACCTTCAGATGAAGCTCATCGAGAAGGGCCTAAGCGTCCTCAGGAAGGGTGGAATCCTCGTTTACTCCACCTGTTCTCTTGAACCGGAGGAGAACGAGTTCGTAATCCAGTGGGTTCTGGACAACTTCGACGTTGAGCTCCTCCCTCTGAGATACGGCGAGCCGGCCTTAGTTAAGCCCTTCGGAATCGAGCTGAGCGAAGAGATAAAAAAGGCGAAGCGCTTCTACCCGAACAGGCACGGCACAAGCGGGTTTTTTGTAGCAAAATTGAAAAAGCTCTGAGCTAATCTTTGGATTCCCTGGCAAGTTTTTCCTCTATCTCGTGGAGCTTTTTCTTCACGTCATCACTCAGAAGTTTTTCGAGCTCTTCTCTGGCTTTTTGAGCGAGCTCGAACTTTGAGTTGAACTTTCCGAGGTTTATCCACTCTATCTTCTTGTTTCCAGTGAAA is a window of Thermococcus sp. DNA encoding:
- a CDS encoding RsmB/NOP family class I SAM-dependent RNA methyltransferase; translated protein: MLEKLFSLGYSKTFAERYYQLWGERALKIVEAMERPLPRCFRVNTLRIGVPKLTKLLNKKGFQFKRVPWAREGFCLTREPFSITSTPEYLSGLLYIQEASSMYPPVALEPKPGETVADMAAAPGGKTSYMAQLMENEGIIYAFDVGEERLKETRLNLSRLGVTNTVLFHKSSLYIDELGVEFDKILLDAPCTGSGTIHKNPERKASRSMEDIKFCQNLQMKLIEKGLSVLRKGGILVYSTCSLEPEENEFVIQWVLDNFDVELLPLRYGEPALVKPFGIELSEEIKKAKRFYPNRHGTSGFFVAKLKKL
- the argF gene encoding ornithine carbamoyltransferase → MVVSLAGRDVLCLQDFTREEIETVLKTAEMMKIWNKIGKPHRVLEGKTLAMIFQKPSTRTRISFEVGIYQLGGYGLYLNANDLQLRRGETIADTARVLSRYVDGIMARVYAHKDVEDLAKYASVPVINGLSDFSHPCQALADYQTILEKKGRIAGLKIVYVGDGNNVAHSLMIAGTKLGAHVVVATPEGYEPDERVIKWAEHNAAESGGSFELLHDPVKAVKDADVIYTDVWASMGQEAEAEQRRKIFQPFQVNKELVKHAKPDYIFMHCLPAHRGEEVTDDVIDSPNSVVFDQAENRLHAQKAVMALVMGGIKV